A window of Amphiprion ocellaris isolate individual 3 ecotype Okinawa chromosome 12, ASM2253959v1, whole genome shotgun sequence contains these coding sequences:
- the LOC111572001 gene encoding histone H2A — translation MSGRGKTGGKARAKAKTRSSRAGLQFPVGRVHRLLRKGNYAERVGAGAPVYLAAVLEYLTAEILELAGNAARDNKKTRIIPRHLQLAVRNDEELNKLLGGVTIAQGGVLPNIQAVLLPKKTEKPAKSK, via the coding sequence ATGTCTGGACGTGGAAAGACCGGCGGCAAAGCCAGAGCCAAGGCAAAGACCCGCTCCTCCCGGGCAGGACTTCAGTTCCCGGTGGGTCGTGTCCACAGACTGCTGAGGAAGGGCAACTATGCGGAGCGTGTGGGTGCCGGCGCTCCCGTCTACCTGGCGGCTGTGCTGGAGTACCTGACCGCTGAGATCCTGGAGCTGGCTGGAAACGCCGCCAGAGACAACAAGAAAACTCGCATCATTCCCCGTCACTTGCAGCTGGCTGTCCGCAACGATGAGGAGCTCAACAAGCTGCTGGGCGGAGTGACCATCGCTCAGGGCGGCGTGCTGCCCAACATCCAGGCTGTGCTGCTGCCCAAGAAGACCGAGAAGCCCGCTAAGTCCAAGTAA